From the Antennarius striatus isolate MH-2024 chromosome 15, ASM4005453v1, whole genome shotgun sequence genome, the window TTCTTGTCCAGAGGAAACGTTCTGGTTGACATTATGCAGTTAGATGTGCGGTCGTTCTTTAGAATGACAGGAGTGTTTTTGCAGGTCTTCATCAGAGATTTAGTCTCCCCACATGTCCAGTTCCCCCTCAGTATGAAGGTCTTCTAACGCTGCCATGAAGGTTTgaatttcaataataataactcatagctgtgggcggagccagaggtGTCTAGGTGTGTTCTGCTGCTGGTTTGAAGTGTATCCAGACCGATGAGCTCCATCTATAGAGGTTCAGTGTTCTCCATGTACTAATGACTGATACTGAAGGGGTTCTGGATGAAAGGAGGAGCTGCTCGTTTGTCAGATTAGTGGTATTATCATGCTTGTTGTGCGTCGGTATCGGTTTCAATGACAGGACACATATCTGTTACCCTGAGAGAACATGAAAATGTTGTCTTCCCTGAAAGACTGGACACCTGCTCTCAGATGATCCAGGTGTTCCTGCCTTGTGATTTGAGGTTGAAGGTTATAATATTGTATCTCATCTTCTACAAGTAGAACCTAAACAAACttataatttgtcttttttgccAAGAACGTCTTTGTTCTATTTGTAAAGTCATGCAAGGAGCTCTCTGAACATCAGTAGTCAAACTTTGGGTTCATTGTTGAGGAGTACATGAGAAACGTCTGTTGCAATGACAATGACTTTATTTCCCATAGGAGACCCCTATTGGGGTATAAGAAAACTTACTAGGAAACCATGTAACAAGAATGCAGGGAAAGGGTTACTTcctaaaaatatacataatttCTTTAACGAGGTTTAACAGTTTCTTTGGAGGATGAAGAATAACAGTACGATTTAATTTGAGATTTTCCGAAATGTTCCAAAGCAGGACAGGACAAGATATAATGAAATTCATCACCACAACTGTCCAGACAGAGAGGACAGGATGAATCAATGTAGTCACTATGTAAGTACTGTTGATTAGCTGTAGGGAGTAAATGATAACCACAATGGAATTTAAGCAGAATATTTTGTTCATAACAGGGAGTATCTTAAAGTATGGTTCAATACATAAATTACTTTTAGAAATTCTATAATTTGAACAGAGTATATTCCTTTTACTTCAGCTTGCCAGTTTTGGGTAGAAATATCATGTAATCTTTGATTAACTACAGATTTAAACCATCGAATATCAATCTTCTGAGTACTGTCCCGAAAAGCTGGAAAACCACATTTATTTGCAATTGCATGTAACCTTGCTATCCATCTAGTGCTTAAATGATTACAGTCATGATATTTCAAAACTAGATTAAAATTAATATGATGACTACCTTACAAAATTCTGAACCACCATTCTTTTCCCAATTATATTTTTCACATATAATTTGGAAACTTATATGTGAAATTCTTATAGAAATGTTTCTGCAGCATTTCCAGTTGGTCAATATTTTGAAAAACCCAAACTTTACAGCCTAAAGTTAGAATGGGTAGGACTAGTTGATCGAAAAGCTCACAGGTGACATCGATGGGTAGATCTGGATGCTTGAAAAGCAGATTAAACATTGCTCTCTTGGCACGAGCCAAATTTGCTGATTTTACTGTTGAAATTAAAGGTGACCCCAAGAAATACATTATCATCAACTACATCGCTTCACTAATACTCTGATTAAATGTAAAGCAGTAGGCTTCCGATGCTTCTGCAGAGCTTTGTACCCTTTGTCGACAAAAGCTGAAACAAAACCGATCCAGACATCTCAAAGCTTCCAGGTCCAGATAGAAGCCTCTGGCCATTCAGGTTCGGTCCCAGAGCGCTACCTGGTGAccctgtgtgtgtccagctCATGTTGGTTTGAGTACATCTGCGCTCGGAGCCATACTCAtgctggtgttcctcagggatgAAGGTTTAATGTGATCTTCTGACTGACAGGAGCTGGCCAGCTGTGGATGGAACgggaaagacaaacacagtttGGCCCCTAATGTGGTTGCATTCACACGCAGGTTCAACCAGGTACGTGGTGGTTCTTCTCCAATCATTTCACCAaagtcattgtgtttttatccatTGAATAATAGAAGCAGATGCTGGACAGTTTTTATGAACCATGAGCCTCTGTTCCTGTTTTGAGGAAAATGTTTGGGTCTTAGTCTTTGAGGAGAGGTCAGGTTTGACACGTGACACATTTGAATCATTTGGCATAAAACAAGAAATTGCAGCCATGTTTACATGCAGCCCTACAGGTGCCTTAGAATATCATGGAAAGGACCACCTTTCCATGTATCCTACCCACTctctgatcacatgatgatagGTGTCCCCCACTGGAGAACAGAAGTCTCTGCTGCTCAGCTACTTTAATTCATTCTGTCTCCTGAATGTCCGAACGTCTCTTGAATACCAAACCGAAGTCTTTGGTGTCTTTGTCAACGTTTCTCTATCCTGCTGTTCCAGGTGAGCTTCTGGCTGGTGAGGGAAATCTTAACGGCCCAGACGCTGAAAATCCGAGCAGCAATACTGGGTCATTTTGTCAAAATAGCAAAGGTGAGTTCAGCCAGTGAATGTGCTGCAGGGAGGggggcaagagagagagagaggctggtaGAGGAATAAGACCTGGGTTTGTCCTCAGAAACTGCTGGAGCTGAACAACCTTCATTCCTTGGTGTCGGTGGTGTCGGCTCTGCAAAGCGCTCCCATCTTCAGACTCAACAAGACATGGGCGGTAAGATGTCATACACAATTTTGTGCCAGTCTGAGTCGTGTACAGGTAACAGTGGTTTGATTTGTCCTGTAGCTGATCAGTCGGAAGGACAAGGCCACCTTCGAGAAGCTGAACTACCTGACGTCTAAGGAGGAGAACTACACCTGCATGAGGGAATACATCCGCTCACTGAAGATGGTGCCCTGCATCCCCTATTTGGGTGAGTTCATGCAAGACTGTACAACTCTATAAAGTCCACTTATAGTTTACGTGTGTGGTCATTCCATCATTTACataagcatacacacacacacacacacacacacacacacacacacacacacacacacacatacacacacacacatatgttaATTTATTGAACTCCATCTCGTGGGAAtgctaggtgtgtgtgttctggataAGAACCATTGGCGTCAGCGGCACACAACGTTTGGGCTGTTTCTCGGAGGAGATTCTCATCTctaacacatgaacacatgcatGAAGCAGTGACGTGTTTTAGGCTTCTGGTCACTCATTAACACAATACATGGCAGGTTTCTAGAAGAACCAGTAGACCCAGTCTAGCAGACCTCTGGTTAGcaactgtttcattactattTTGCATGTATATTTGATAAATTTGAAACATTacataaaatgtgaatttcattctgtacaataacaggacatcaaaaaacagtaaatgaaatgaacaaGAACTGAATTCAAACCAGTGATTCTTTTTTGTGTGACACAGAAATAGAATATTTTTGTCCACTGGGTCGGTTCTGGTTTCCGTGGCTTTACTGTCGATGGAAGGTGTTGCCATTGGGGTGTACCATCATGGTCACTCTTCTCAGAGAATAAGCTGCTCCCTTGAGCTCTGCCCAGTAGACCCCGTCCTGGTGACGGCTTCGATAGTGGCCCCCGCGGTACCATACGCCATTGAGGTTGGAGTGAGCACAGGCGTTGTACCACCATCCTCCCTTCTGGTAGTGAGCACAGTTTCCTGGACACAAGGCATCAGGACAAGACAGTCAGTTAACAGCAGATTAATGTCTTAAGTAGGAGCAGAGTTATGCAGAACTAAACGGTATATTGTTAGCAAAGGAactggaccaatcacaggccACAGCTGATCAGGTTGGGGTTTTTCTCTTGCACTACTCCTGACTCACCTGGGTAAGCATCAAGATCTCTGTCCAGTGTGGTAAACCGTTTGCTGTTGTGCCAGGTCAGAGAGTCTCCAGCATTGCCATGGTAACGACCAACACGCAGCCTGTAAAAATCAGCTTCAGACTCAACACGGAAGCTGGCATACTCGGCAAAGCTCTTCTGTCCAGTCCAGTCCTCCAGCGTCACCAGCAGCTTGTAGGTCTCTTGATTCGTCAACCAGTAGAGGTTTTCCAGTCCTAACCAGTATTCACCGTCAATGTTCCCAAAGCCTTGCTAACAGggaagaaaaatattgaattcatcAAGATTCctgtaaaaatgaatgaatgaatgaatgaatgatgatttTCTCTCCTCAAAGACGTTTCTGTCAACTTGTTAAAAACTGAAACCGAAATTGGTAAATAGTGAACATCATGTCACTGTGTGACATTTTCCTTATATTGATTCTCTGAGCAGTAAGATCCCATCAGTAAATCTACCTTCAGGACTTGGTAGCTCAAAACTTTTGGAACCAGGTAATGTCAGACTTACCTTGTACGTCTCCCAGTTTCTGAAGAAGTTGACGGAGCCATCCTGACGCCTCTGAATGACCGTCCATCCACCAGGGTCGCGTCTCTGGTCACACCAAACctgcatcagtctcctgctgtTGTCTGGTTGGAGGAGATACATGCCACTGGTGGTGTGTCCGTCCTCCAGGGCACTGGAACAGTCTCTGAAAGGGCCTGTAGAAGAGACTCAGAGATGAAGCATGATAGCTttcatgattcattcattttgaccAGAATGCtgtaataaaacacagtaaaccaaaGAATTCTAGTGATAGACACTGTGACACCAACAAAGTGAAGTCTTTGACTTGTCTTTGTGGGCCGGAAGTGACGGCAACAGGAGATATGACTGAGGAAAGGATCAGTCCATCATCTCAAGACGTAGGGCAGGTCTGATTAGACACCAGGTCACGTAGGTGGGAGTCGCTCAGTCCTGATCATTGACAGTTCTTGTCCGGGTTGTTAACACGATACGCCAAACAAGCTTCATTTTTTCTTTGGGACGATCTGGAAACATATCCGGATCAGCTGCTAGTAAAAAGACATGAGAGAGAGCTGGAGGTGTTTGTGACGTAacatcatcacctccatcaggtgagatgaagtctcatcagctccatcagaggAGGTGGAGTCCCATCATCTCATCTTGATGCAGCAGCTCGTTGgttctctgctgtttttttgaAGGCTGACATTCAGATGTTTGATCAACCAGAGAAGCTCCACGTCTGTCATTCATTTGGTGATGGACCGGTTCGTCATTGGTTTTCCCTCGACAGACAAAAACTCCTCAGTGCGGTTCTCCCTTGGTTCTTCCTCAGTGTGGTTCTCCTGCAGAACCTCCTCATATTGTTGTGATAGACTACATGAGTTCCTTCAGTTTTCAAATATGGCCGCTCTCAGATAGCTTCTTCTCTATATTAGCATGTAGGCATATTAGCAGCATTAGCAATAACACAGAAACACTCTGGCAAATCAGGTGTTTCAGCTTTCAGTTTAAACTTGTTTTAAAGGCGAGTGTCAgtatgcgctgtgattggtccatgaTTAGTCTTCGTCTCGAAGGTTTATGGCCGTTGACAGATGTGTGACATGATGCTGCCTTCATGAGATGAGTAAAGGAACTGCAGGCTCAGTTTGGGTTTTGTCTGGGGCCAAatagaacacatttttaaacataagGCATATTAAATCTGATGGTGGTTTGCGATTGGCGAAGGGACTGGACTTAGGATATTTGTGTCTTGATtaccagaaacacaaacaagacgTTCTGACAGAGgcttacggttagggttagggcaaTGTTCAGACATTTAAACGTCAAAATTTTGATGCGtcacagatgtttgtgtttgaacgttttgtctgtttctgtacATCTGAATATCCATTTGCTTTTCCGCACCCTGAACTCTTTTCATTTGCATAGAAACTAGAGAAAAGATTACCTTAGAACGTACAGCAGTTCtctttaaatattacatttagcTGTTAGAAGAACACGGTCAGTCCCTCCATTTGTCCCTGGGCATAGTCTTTTCTTTTAGACATAATTGATAACCAAATGGTAATTGTTTGGCAGCGTTTACTGGACATTCCTTCCTCTGTCACTGCAAGAGCTTCTTTGGTCCTCAGAGGTTTGTCTTCTAGCCGTCTGGAGCAAACAGACCTGAGTATGAATCAGGGGAGAAGCTGCTTTAATGCTGAGCTCCTCAGCTCCACTAGAGGGAAGCAGACCCAACAGGAAGACTGGTTCTTATGTGGACATGAAGCAGTGCTGCTTGTCAGGCCTGGAAATTACTGGGAAGGCAGTGGTTTAGATGGGATTTTCTCAAAATGTTCACCAGGATAGATGTGACACCAGAGACACACTGAGCACGAGGACACATCGAATGTCTACAGTCAGTCCAGCTCGGAATGGGATTGTCTTTATTTAGATGAGTGAATGTTTTCTGCTACTCAACACTGATGGTTTCATTCTGAAGTCAGAGACTCTGAGATGtttgtctcttctgttcttGACTGAACCGGGACAGTTTAGGGGTGCAAAAGCTCTCTCTTCTACCACTGGTTTTATGTGGTCATGCTGGTGTTAGACAAGTTCAACAGTGATGCATATTTATAGTACTCTTATTGCATATTTTAAGTCATGTGGGGGAAGGTTGCCATTTTTGCACTAAATATCACAGAAATCAACGTGAATAATCAAGTGTCCTATTTTCCAGTGAAAACCGGACTGAACCTGAATCAGCAAGGACTTATTCTGAAATATCAGTCTTTGATGCATTGATGTATCAGGCAAGActttctgacctttgacctctgtggcTACTACTCaccagaggaagctgtgaaGCTGTACGCAGCACTCAACACTGTGGGCAGCGGTGGACGTGATACTTTGGAGTTCTGGTCGCTCTGGATTTCATTGGTCATGGGCTTGCTGGAATGCCGGGTGTGGGTGGGTGCGTGGTGAGGTCTGTAGCCTCCAGGAGAATCTGCTGGCCTCTGGTGGGATGGAGGTGGGATCAGAGGTCGCTGTGGGTGCAGCACACGGCTCCTCTGCTGAATCCCGTGGTGTGAATGGAGCTTACAGCGCCCCTCCAGCTGCATCAGGAGGGTGCTCTGGTTGCTCCAGAGTCCAGACAGGTGCTGGTACTTGTGCTCCAGGTCTCGGTAGCGTGCAGCTAGTCTCCCCATCTCATGTGTGTGGTTGAGCACACGTGTCTCCAGCTGGGACACCTCCAGAGTGTGGTCCCCTTTGCGGATCGTCTCGTGCAGCAGCTGCATGTAGAGTTGAGTGATCCTGGAGTTCATGTTGCGACTCTCTTTTTGCAAGAGCTGCACTTCACTGACCAAACCTCCATCTATGTTCACCAACCGCTGCATGGCTTCAATCTGCTGTTGCTGCTTCTGCAGCTCACTGCTGAGAAGCTCCAGCTGATGTCTGCTAACCCTGTTCTCCAGCAGGGCCTCGGGGTTCTGGGAGTTCACACAGATGGCCCCATCGTTTTTCTGCTGAGGCACGATGAAGGTGTAGGAGCACCTGTCCTTTTGGGGAGCACCATTGTGCACCGTGGCACCTTTTGGTTCCGTTGCGTCGTAGATAAACTCTCTCTCCAGGTTTCCGTTCCCAAGCTCCTTTGCTTCTTCCTGTAGAGAAGGTCCCGGGAGCAACAGGATCATCACCAGAACCACCTTTGAGAAGCTCATAGCACCGTCCTCCTGCATCCACACCAGACCCCTGCAAAAGATGCAGAAATGATCTCTCAGCATTCACTGAAAAGATTCATGCAGACTCTGGTTTTTTTCCATAGGCTGAGTTTCGATCTCAGATAGAACATTAATCATGTGACCGTCAGTCTTCAGGTTTACTGCTGCATCAGCTGTTCATCAACATTTACTGAACCTAGGGATGTCAGTTTAacgtgttaattagattaattacgctACGCGCTATAAAAATGAACGCGAtgaatcgtgagtggcaagtcaatgtacaatcattttaaattttgcccattgagtgacccgtaggctgcagtgatgtcacttcctacctgtgccactagtcaaaagcagggtgactgacaacagagatggacgcgacacaggagagcgaggcaagcccactcggacctttgggcggaaagtttattcataaaaagaacaaagacgggactatcaacaaaaacgcagtgatttgtaccttttgtaaaagagaattttcatatcacaaaagcagctccagcctaacgtatcatttaaatgcaaaacatgtcaaggacacagagttgtctgttg encodes:
- the LOC137608970 gene encoding angiopoietin-related protein 2-like, which produces MQEDGAMSFSKVVLVMILLLPGPSLQEEAKELGNGNLEREFIYDATEPKGATVHNGAPQKDRCSYTFIVPQQKNDGAICVNSQNPEALLENRVSRHQLELLSSELQKQQQQIEAMQRLVNIDGGLVSEVQLLQKESRNMNSRITQLYMQLLHETIRKGDHTLEVSQLETRVLNHTHEMGRLAARYRDLEHKYQHLSGLWSNQSTLLMQLEGRCKLHSHHGIQQRSRVLHPQRPLIPPPSHQRPADSPGGYRPHHAPTHTRHSSKPMTNEIQSDQNSKVSRPPLPTVLSAAYSFTASSGPFRDCSSALEDGHTTSGMYLLQPDNSRRLMQVWCDQRRDPGGWTVIQRRQDGSVNFFRNWETYKQGFGNIDGEYWLGLENLYWLTNQETYKLLVTLEDWTGQKSFAEYASFRVESEADFYRLRVGRYHGNAGDSLTWHNSKRFTTLDRDLDAYPGNCAHYQKGGWWYNACAHSNLNGVWYRGGHYRSRHQDGVYWAELKGAAYSLRRVTMMVHPNGNTFHRQ